The following coding sequences lie in one Arachis hypogaea cultivar Tifrunner chromosome 9, arahy.Tifrunner.gnm2.J5K5, whole genome shotgun sequence genomic window:
- the LOC112712046 gene encoding receptor protein kinase-like protein ZAR1, giving the protein MSPFLLLFFLLCCNSLAPLVNSLNAEGYVLLTLKQSLQDPQGSMVTWNSSHDNPCSWNGITCKDQTVVSISIPKRKLYGSLPSAVGSLSQLRHLNFRNNKLFGTLPPQLFQARGLQSLVLYGNSFSGSVPSEIQNLRYLQTLDLSQNSFNGSLPATIVQCKRLRTLVLSRNNFTGTLPAGFGTSFSSLEKLDLSFNQFNGSIPADMGNLTSLEGTVDLSHNHFSGSIPASLGNLPEKVYIDLTYNNLNGPIPQNGALMNRGPTAFIGNPGLCGPPLKNSCAPDTPGASSPSSFPFMPHNDSSQDSGNGSGKSEKNKGLTKGAVVGIVVGDVIGICLLGLLFSYCYSRVCGFDQDQDVISVSKGRKGSSKECFCFRKDESEALSDHVEQYDLVPLDSQVAFDLDELLKASAFVLGKSGIGIMYKVVLEDGLALAVRRLGEGGSQRFKEFQTEVEAIGKLRHPNIVTLRAYYWSVDEKLLIYDYIPNGSLAAAIHGKPGLVTFRPLSWSYRLKIMKGTAKGLVYLHEFSPKKYVHGDLKPSNILLGHNMEPYISDFGLGRLANIAGGSPTVQSSRVAAEKPQERQRSLSIELTPNILGNGYQAPETLKVVKPSQKWDVYSYGVILLEIISGRLPIVQVGNSEMDLVQWIQFCIEEKKPLSDVLDPYLAEEADKEEEIIAVLKIAMACVQSSPEKRPTMRHVLDALDRLSVSSD; this is encoded by the exons ATGTCCCCTTTCCTTctgcttttctttcttctttgctgcAACTCTCTTGCACCTCTTGTTAATTCCCTCAATGCCGAAGGCTATGTGCTCTTGACGCTTAAGCAGTCCCTTCAAGACCCACAAGGCTCCATGGTCACTTGGAATTCTTCCCATGACAACCCTTGTTCATGGAATGGGATTACCTGCAAGGACCAAACTGTTGTCTCCATTAGCATCCCAAAAAGGAAACTTTATGGTTCTCTCCCTTCAGCTGTGGGATCTCTCTCCCAGCTCCGCCATCTCAACTTCAGGAACAACAAGCTCTTTGGAACCTTGCCTCCTCAGCTTTTTCAAGCTCGGGGGCTGCAAAGTTTGGTGCTTTATGGCAATTCCTTCTCTGGGTCTGTTCCCAGTGAGATTCAGAATCTCAGGTACCTTCAAACTCTTGACCTGTCACAAAATTCCTTCAATGGCTCATTGCCTGCTACAATTGTCCAATGCAAGAGGCTCAGAACCCTTGTTCTCAGTAGAAACAATTTCACTGGCACTTTGCCTGCTGGATTTGGTACTAGTTTCTCTTCTCTTGAGAAACTTGACCTCTCTTTCAATCAATTCAATGGTTCAATTCCTGCAGACATGGGTAATCTAACTAGCCTTGAAGGAACTGTTGATTTGTCTCATAATCATTTTAGTGGTTCAATACCAGCTAGCCTTGGTAACTTGCCTGAGAAGGTTTACATTGATCTTACTTACAACAATTTGAATGGTCCAATACCACAAAATGGTGCTTTAATGAATAGAGGACCAACTGCTTTTATTGGCAATCCTGGTCTGTGTGGCCCTCCTTTGAAGAATTCATGTGCCCCTGACACTCCAGGTGCTAGTTCACCTTCCTCATTCCCGTTCATGCCTCATAATGACTCATCTCAGGATAGTGGTAATGGTTCTGGGAAGAGTGAGAAAAACAAAGGGTTAACTAAGGGTGCTGTGGTTGGCATTGTTGTGGGTGATGTGATTGGAATTTGCCTTTTAGGTCTTCTGTTCTCTTATTGCTATTCAAGGGTTTGTGGTTTTGATCAGGACCAGGATGTTATTAGTGTTAGCAAGGGGAGGAAAGGAAGTAGTAAAGAGTGTTTCTGCTTCCGAAAGGACGAATCCGAGGCCCTGTCTGATCATGTTGAGCAGTAtgatcttgttccattagatagCCAAGTGGCCTTTGATTTGGATGAACTTCTTAAGGCATCGGCTTTTGTTCTTGGGAAGAGTGGAATTGGAATTATGTACAAAGTGGTGCTTGAAGACGGGCTTGCATTGGCGGTGAGAAGATTGGGGGAGGGAGGTTCTCAAAGGTTCAAAGAGTTCCAAACCGAAGTAGAGGCAATAGGAAAGTTGAGACATCCAAACATTGTGACTCTCAGAGCTTATTACTGGTCTGTTGATGAGAAGCTTCTCATATATGATTATATACCAAATGGAAGCCTCGCTGCTGCAATTCATG GGAAGCCTGGACTAGTTACATTCAGACCGCTATCTTGGTCTTATCGATTGAAAATCATGAAAGGAACTGCAAAAGGATTGGTCTACCTGCATGAGTTTAGCCCCAAAAAGTATGTTCATGGAGACCTGAAGCCAAGTAACATCCTTCTTGGACATAACATGGAACCATACATATCTGATTTTGGACTCGGGCGCCTTGCAAATATTGCCGGAGGTTCCCCAACCGTGCAATCCAGCCGAGTGGCCGCTGAGAAGCCGCAAGAGAGACAAAGGAGCTTGTCCATAGAACTTACACCTAATATCTTGGGGAATGGTTATCAGGCTCCAGAAACACTAAAAGTGGTGAAGCCATCACAGAAGTGGGATGTTTATTCATACGGTGTGATCTTGTTGGAGATTATCAGCGGAAGGTTACCAATTGTGCAAGTTGGTAACTCGGAAATGGACCTTGTTCAATGGATTCAGTTCTGCATTGAGGAGAAGAAACCACTCTCAGATGTGTTGGACCCATATTTAGCTGAGGAGGCAGATAAGGAAGAGGAGATAATTGCAGTGTTGAAGATTGCAATGGCTTGTGTCCAAAGCAGCCCTGAAAAGAGACCTACAATGAGGCATGTGCTTGATGCTTTAGATAGATTATCTGTATCCTCTGATTGA